A window of the Sandaracinaceae bacterium genome harbors these coding sequences:
- a CDS encoding HupE/UreJ family protein: protein MSPRVLASALAALIMLGFSASPARAHLGSTKYLYVEVPASTGATASEPAPTLQVMASIETVDVAMQLGLGEEAPVGAVLQRHDQIAAWLLGGVTLRRGGVVCPGQVGAPRETARDQRSFIDVDLTFRCATPAGEGDLVLRDDTVFPDDRQHEALVYVGGGRESATVLRAGHRELVLTGPPPATWELGGAFLWEGMLHFALGYDHVLFLLSLLLGVGLLRHPSGEARAPVGPSEVKAPSPHRASLAQLAWLVTAFTVGHSVTLALAALEVVVLPSQPVEVAIAASIVAVAVHTALAPQRRGGLPLVAGGFGLIHGFGFSSVLRELGLPAGDTVLALVAFNVGIELAQLAFVALVLGPLLRLGRTPWYEPVVVRGGSVVIALMASYWVVERVLG, encoded by the coding sequence GTGTCTCCTCGCGTGCTCGCGTCCGCGCTCGCGGCCTTGATAATGCTGGGCTTCTCGGCGTCGCCAGCGCGTGCGCACCTGGGCAGCACCAAGTACCTGTACGTCGAGGTGCCAGCATCGACGGGGGCGACCGCCTCGGAGCCAGCGCCCACCCTGCAGGTCATGGCTTCCATCGAGACTGTGGACGTGGCCATGCAGCTCGGCCTGGGCGAGGAAGCCCCCGTCGGGGCCGTGCTCCAGCGGCACGACCAGATCGCCGCCTGGCTGCTTGGGGGTGTCACGCTGCGGCGTGGCGGCGTCGTGTGTCCGGGGCAGGTGGGCGCTCCGCGAGAGACCGCTCGCGACCAGCGCTCCTTCATCGACGTCGACTTGACCTTCAGGTGCGCCACGCCCGCGGGCGAGGGCGACCTGGTGCTGCGCGACGACACCGTCTTCCCCGACGACCGGCAGCACGAAGCGCTGGTGTACGTGGGGGGCGGGCGAGAGAGCGCCACGGTGCTGCGCGCGGGCCATCGCGAGCTGGTGCTGACTGGACCCCCTCCAGCGACGTGGGAGCTGGGCGGGGCGTTCCTCTGGGAGGGCATGCTGCACTTCGCGTTGGGGTACGACCACGTACTGTTCCTGCTCTCGCTGCTGCTGGGCGTCGGGCTCCTGCGTCACCCCTCGGGAGAGGCGCGCGCTCCGGTTGGACCGTCCGAGGTCAAGGCGCCTTCCCCGCACCGCGCGTCGCTCGCGCAGCTCGCCTGGCTCGTGACGGCCTTCACGGTGGGTCACAGTGTGACGCTCGCGCTCGCGGCCCTCGAGGTCGTCGTCCTGCCCAGCCAGCCGGTCGAGGTCGCGATCGCCGCGTCCATCGTCGCGGTGGCGGTACACACGGCGCTGGCGCCGCAGCGGCGCGGCGGCCTCCCGCTGGTGGCAGGAGGCTTCGGGCTCATCCATGGCTTCGGCTTCAGCTCCGTGCTGCGGGAGCTGGGCTTGCCCGCTGGCGACACGGTGCTCGCGCTCGTGGCCTTCAATGTGGGCATCGAGCTGGCACAGCTCGCGTTCGTCGCGCTGGTCCTGGGCCCGCTCTTGCGGCTCGGTCGGACACCCTGGTACGAGCCCGTCGTGGTGCGCGGCGGGTCGGTCGTCATCGCGCTGATGGCGAGCTATTGGGTGGTCGAGCGCGTGCTTGGATAG